One genomic region from Sphingobacterium sp. UGAL515B_05 encodes:
- a CDS encoding glycoside hydrolase family 10 protein, protein MKRSLLFLATALFVLSSCSSKKNKKQEPVNTTTTNVEIVKKDPPSVPKRERVKNTIETKEQPVAEKKKEIVVDLPVLPREFRAAWVASVANINWPSKNNLSTAEQQQEAIGILDFLKNNNFNAVIFQVRPSADAFYKSDLEPWSFFLTGTEGQAPSPYYDPLDFWVEQAHKRGIELHVWLNPYRAHHTAGGAVTSASMARKMPESVVKLKQGYYWFDPSKKSTQDHASRVVMDIVKRYDIDGVHFDDYFYPYAEYNGGQDFPDSDSYNEYKRNGGDLSRGDFRRNSVNTFIERIYKDIKKEKNFVKFGISPFGIWKPGYPSGIQGSSQYDMLYADAKLWLNKGWIDYFAPQLYWPIQPAKQSYTALLKWWESENTLGRHLWPGINTVGRRGPEYVQEIVNQVEAARTLLPDNREGVIHWSLAGLTKNPAMTQALVNGPYQVKALVPTSPWLNANPLLKPTLLLTPQGGNIFAKWQHQQIDQVSKWVLYLNYGGVWQYEILDPGVTSKDIPTTLNNKKLQYVAVKAVDRLSNEGPYVAEKIK, encoded by the coding sequence ATGAAACGTTCCCTATTATTTTTGGCAACAGCACTTTTTGTTTTATCTTCTTGTTCATCCAAGAAAAATAAGAAACAGGAGCCTGTTAATACCACAACTACAAATGTCGAAATTGTAAAAAAAGATCCGCCTTCGGTACCCAAGCGCGAACGGGTGAAAAATACAATTGAAACAAAAGAACAGCCAGTTGCAGAAAAGAAGAAGGAAATCGTTGTCGATCTCCCTGTGTTACCGCGCGAGTTTCGCGCAGCTTGGGTGGCCTCTGTTGCAAATATCAATTGGCCGAGCAAAAATAACCTGAGTACAGCTGAACAGCAACAGGAAGCGATTGGTATTTTGGATTTTTTGAAAAATAATAATTTTAATGCCGTAATCTTTCAAGTGCGTCCATCAGCCGATGCTTTTTATAAGAGTGATCTTGAGCCCTGGTCTTTCTTTTTGACCGGAACAGAAGGACAGGCACCATCCCCTTATTATGATCCGCTTGATTTCTGGGTGGAACAGGCGCATAAAAGAGGGATTGAGCTTCACGTTTGGTTGAACCCTTATCGTGCCCACCATACTGCTGGCGGTGCTGTTACTTCGGCTTCTATGGCACGTAAAATGCCCGAATCGGTTGTTAAATTGAAACAGGGCTATTATTGGTTTGATCCATCCAAAAAATCAACACAGGATCACGCATCGCGGGTGGTTATGGATATTGTCAAACGTTATGATATCGATGGTGTGCATTTCGACGATTATTTCTATCCTTACGCGGAATATAATGGTGGCCAGGATTTTCCGGATTCGGATAGTTACAATGAATACAAACGTAATGGTGGGGATCTATCGCGCGGAGACTTCCGTAGAAATAGTGTAAATACCTTTATCGAACGTATTTATAAGGATATTAAGAAAGAGAAGAATTTTGTGAAATTCGGTATCAGTCCCTTTGGTATCTGGAAACCTGGTTATCCGTCAGGAATTCAGGGATCTAGCCAGTATGATATGCTTTATGCCGATGCTAAATTATGGTTGAACAAAGGCTGGATAGACTATTTTGCTCCGCAGTTGTATTGGCCTATACAGCCAGCCAAACAGAGTTATACGGCTTTGTTAAAATGGTGGGAAAGTGAGAATACATTGGGGCGCCACCTTTGGCCAGGCATCAATACGGTTGGTAGACGTGGTCCGGAGTATGTTCAGGAAATTGTTAATCAGGTGGAGGCCGCACGGACCCTCTTACCTGATAACCGGGAAGGTGTAATCCACTGGAGTTTGGCGGGACTGACCAAAAACCCGGCCATGACACAAGCTTTGGTGAATGGTCCTTATCAGGTGAAAGCATTGGTGCCAACAAGCCCTTGGTTGAATGCAAATCCTTTGTTGAAACCGACTTTGCTACTGACCCCACAAGGAGGCAATATCTTTGCGAAATGGCAGCACCAGCAAATTGACCAGGTTTCAAAATGGGTATTATACCTCAACTACGGTGGGGTATGGCAATATGAGATTCTGGATCCGGGGGTTACAAGTAAGGATATTCCAACGACATTGAACAACAAAAAACTGCAGTATGTTGCGGTAAAAGCTGTTGACCGCCTGAGTAACGAAGGGCCTTATGTCGCTGAGAAGATAAAATAA
- a CDS encoding acyl-CoA thioesterase yields MQGKFIGMEEIYKTVSDSVIRMSQLMLPSNANFGGKIHGGYILSLMDQIAFAVASKFSAHYCVTASVGKVDFLKPIEVGELVTLIASVNYVGNSSMEVGIRVEAMNIQTGETKHCNSSYFTMVAKDETGKPARVPRLILETEKDVFRFYRCVVKMEVDKERDRAIHDLETDSAEQQAYIKQHFDVKINLNS; encoded by the coding sequence ATGCAAGGTAAATTTATAGGTATGGAAGAAATCTATAAAACGGTAAGCGACTCTGTGATTCGGATGTCACAGCTGATGTTGCCCTCGAATGCTAATTTTGGCGGTAAAATTCACGGCGGTTATATTTTATCTTTGATGGATCAGATCGCATTTGCTGTCGCGTCTAAATTTTCTGCACATTATTGTGTAACGGCATCAGTTGGCAAAGTTGATTTTTTGAAACCTATTGAGGTGGGGGAATTGGTGACATTGATCGCTTCGGTAAATTATGTAGGTAACTCTTCTATGGAGGTCGGTATTCGGGTCGAAGCCATGAATATTCAGACGGGAGAAACCAAGCATTGTAATTCCTCTTATTTTACGATGGTGGCAAAAGATGAAACAGGCAAGCCTGCCCGGGTGCCGAGGTTAATATTGGAGACCGAAAAAGATGTATTTCGTTTCTACCGCTGTGTAGTGAAGATGGAGGTCGACAAAGAAAGAGACCGGGCTATTCACGATCTGGAAACGGATTCCGCTGAACAACAGGCTTATATTAAGCAGCATTTTGATGTGAAGATCAATCTGAACTCTTAG
- a CDS encoding DUF6266 family protein has product MAVIKNGANGTLSGKAGSVVFVTNGNTTYARGLPKKSRKKPSADQIQSRSRFSLIQKFISPMLDLIRVGFKGYNPNKKAYSNAMSYNLNNAIEKTATGYAINYENFRVSKGGPNPVSSHTFQVDKETETFTLFWEYDANIAAQYDINSSSCRLLLYNPDECAFTNHSMNTLAQRTQTVKLQRQQHIGNYHIYVFFHRTYGSDECTDSKYLGTFEW; this is encoded by the coding sequence ATGGCAGTCATTAAAAACGGTGCCAACGGCACGCTTTCGGGCAAAGCAGGATCAGTAGTGTTTGTTACCAACGGAAATACAACCTATGCTAGGGGATTACCTAAGAAAAGTAGAAAAAAACCTTCTGCGGATCAAATCCAGTCACGCTCGCGTTTCTCCCTCATCCAAAAATTTATCTCTCCAATGCTAGATTTAATACGGGTCGGATTTAAAGGCTATAACCCCAATAAAAAGGCTTACAGTAATGCCATGTCCTACAACCTCAATAATGCGATAGAAAAAACTGCTACTGGCTATGCCATCAATTATGAAAACTTCCGCGTTAGTAAAGGGGGGCCTAATCCTGTCTCCTCCCATACATTTCAGGTAGATAAAGAGACAGAAACATTCACACTCTTCTGGGAATATGACGCAAATATCGCAGCACAATACGACATTAACTCAAGTAGTTGCCGTTTACTGCTATACAATCCGGACGAGTGTGCATTCACAAATCACAGCATGAATACACTTGCTCAGCGAACACAGACAGTGAAACTTCAACGACAACAGCATATCGGCAACTACCACATCTATGTATTTTTCCATAGAACATACGGAAGCGACGAATGCACAGACAGTAAATATCTAGGGACATTTGAATGGTAA
- a CDS encoding SusC/RagA family TonB-linked outer membrane protein, producing the protein MNKKFLLFCSGVMLSTSLWAQTKTVTGKVTNASDGGTMPNVTVSIKGKAVSTQTKPDGSFSINAEPGDILIFRAVGSQERQQLVGTNATINVALSGSEQALDEVVVTAMGIKKEKKALGYAVQDIKSDELMKNKTANVVNSLAGKIAGVNVTQSSGSAGAGAQIILRGGTSLERDNQPLFVVDGVIYDNSTIIGGNSAFDGATATSSSNSNRVMDINPEDIDNVSVLKGPAAAALYGSRAAAGAIVITTKKGQEGRTEIGFSSRFSDNWANRLPEQQGKYKRGYYNDAGKLDTYTTQSWGEEFGPNDVVYNNIKDFFQHSTVFDNTVNLSGGNKNGSFYLSGSRFDQKGIVPSTKFNKTTFRFNGDQKFGKLTVGANVAYSLANTDKTLTSAGLWGSGGTGAMESLYGWSRSDDMKKYLNDDGTKYRMFEGRQQLEDDIENPYWTINRNKLGDNTERITGNINANLPIFDWWSLSYRVGMDSYLTKNSTRIARGGAIKKIWQDGMLSESDLKFNYWSSNLMSNFNKKVGDFDLGALVGFFSEQTKTTNNRRIGYGFAVEDFYSFENTDDAHKQFTVTHANRRLYGVYGELRASYKNILFLNATGRNDWTSTLPVANRSYFYPSVGGSFVFSELLKDNRPEWLDFGKLRASWARVGKDALPYVTNTYLWKPVEYLGGIVGSGNNWQKGNPILKPETTSSFEVGAELRFFKGRLGIDYAYYTNNSYNQILSPRMAQSTGYIFVSVNAGDIYNKGMELSLTGKPIVKKDFVWESTLNLSKNRGTVDNLIAGVDILYVTDVQVGNAKAASFNGGNFMAISGSKWSRTADGKLILDAKTGMPTSDNQVTYEIGNREPKLLGGFNNSLTYKNFNLSFLFDFRIGGDIYNGTEYAMTLAGLSKRTEDRDKLVIEGAVLKDGTSDVYEDKTFTFMADQMYPFNGKSTSGKKIIQDYWGDYYMRESANFMTKTNWLRLRNISVSYNFSDGVLKNAGVSKVVKGLTATLTGTNLWLLTNYKGLDPEASAAGSGVVGSSSVGIDYNGVPSTAGVMFGLNFRF; encoded by the coding sequence ATGAATAAAAAATTTCTCTTATTCTGTTCAGGGGTGATGCTGTCAACCAGTTTATGGGCACAGACCAAAACTGTAACGGGTAAAGTGACGAACGCTTCTGATGGTGGTACTATGCCTAATGTAACGGTGAGCATCAAAGGTAAAGCTGTCAGTACACAAACCAAACCCGATGGAAGTTTCTCCATCAATGCGGAGCCAGGTGATATTTTGATTTTTAGAGCCGTGGGTTCTCAAGAAAGACAACAATTAGTTGGGACGAATGCAACGATCAATGTCGCGTTATCAGGCAGTGAGCAGGCACTTGACGAGGTTGTTGTGACGGCAATGGGTATTAAGAAAGAAAAGAAGGCGCTTGGCTATGCTGTTCAGGATATAAAATCGGATGAGTTGATGAAGAATAAGACTGCTAACGTGGTCAATTCATTGGCAGGCAAGATTGCAGGTGTTAATGTGACTCAATCTTCTGGTTCGGCCGGTGCGGGTGCACAGATTATCCTGAGGGGAGGTACATCTTTGGAGCGTGACAATCAACCGCTGTTTGTTGTAGACGGAGTAATTTATGATAACTCCACTATTATCGGAGGAAATAGTGCCTTTGATGGGGCTACTGCGACTTCTTCATCTAATAGCAACCGTGTTATGGATATTAACCCGGAGGATATCGATAATGTTTCCGTATTGAAAGGTCCTGCCGCTGCAGCCTTATATGGATCCCGAGCCGCTGCCGGGGCTATTGTAATTACCACGAAAAAGGGACAGGAGGGACGTACAGAAATTGGTTTTTCCAGTCGATTTTCCGATAACTGGGCGAATCGACTCCCTGAACAGCAGGGGAAATACAAGCGTGGCTATTATAACGATGCTGGAAAATTAGATACGTATACAACACAATCCTGGGGAGAGGAGTTCGGCCCCAATGATGTGGTCTATAATAATATTAAGGATTTCTTTCAACATTCGACAGTATTTGACAATACGGTAAATCTTTCGGGAGGAAATAAAAATGGATCGTTTTACCTGTCAGGATCCCGTTTTGATCAAAAGGGAATCGTTCCCTCTACGAAGTTCAATAAGACCACTTTTCGCTTTAATGGAGACCAAAAATTTGGGAAATTGACTGTTGGTGCGAATGTAGCCTACTCGCTCGCCAATACGGATAAGACCCTGACTTCTGCAGGTCTGTGGGGGTCTGGAGGTACTGGTGCTATGGAATCGCTATATGGCTGGTCGCGCAGCGATGATATGAAAAAATACCTCAATGATGACGGAACGAAATATCGTATGTTTGAAGGACGTCAACAATTAGAGGATGATATAGAGAATCCCTATTGGACAATTAATCGCAATAAATTAGGTGATAATACAGAGCGGATTACAGGTAATATTAATGCTAATTTGCCGATTTTTGACTGGTGGAGTCTTTCTTACCGTGTAGGGATGGATAGTTACCTGACGAAAAATTCGACAAGAATAGCTAGAGGTGGCGCTATCAAGAAAATATGGCAAGATGGGATGCTCTCTGAAAGTGATCTAAAGTTCAATTATTGGTCATCTAATTTGATGTCCAATTTTAATAAGAAAGTTGGTGATTTTGATTTGGGTGCATTAGTTGGCTTTTTCTCCGAACAGACCAAAACAACGAACAACAGACGTATTGGATATGGGTTTGCAGTAGAAGATTTTTACAGTTTTGAGAATACAGATGATGCGCATAAGCAATTTACTGTGACACATGCGAATCGACGTTTGTATGGTGTGTATGGTGAATTGAGAGCATCCTATAAAAATATTTTGTTTTTGAATGCAACGGGACGCAATGACTGGACATCAACGCTGCCGGTTGCGAATAGGTCCTACTTCTATCCATCCGTGGGCGGTAGTTTTGTCTTTAGCGAGCTTTTGAAAGATAACAGACCCGAATGGTTAGACTTTGGTAAATTACGTGCATCTTGGGCCCGGGTAGGGAAAGATGCTCTTCCTTATGTCACTAATACTTATCTATGGAAGCCGGTGGAATATCTAGGGGGTATAGTGGGGTCTGGTAATAATTGGCAAAAAGGAAATCCAATATTAAAACCTGAGACGACGAGCTCTTTTGAGGTCGGTGCAGAACTGCGTTTCTTTAAAGGTAGGTTAGGTATAGATTACGCTTATTATACAAATAATTCATATAATCAGATTCTTTCCCCTCGTATGGCGCAGTCAACTGGTTATATCTTTGTTTCTGTGAATGCGGGTGATATCTATAATAAGGGGATGGAACTGTCCTTGACAGGAAAACCAATTGTAAAGAAAGATTTTGTTTGGGAGTCGACTTTAAACCTGTCCAAGAATAGAGGTACAGTAGATAACCTGATTGCTGGGGTAGATATTCTCTATGTGACAGACGTTCAGGTCGGAAATGCGAAAGCTGCTTCTTTTAATGGTGGTAATTTTATGGCGATTTCTGGCTCAAAATGGTCGCGAACAGCGGATGGAAAATTGATCCTAGACGCAAAGACAGGCATGCCGACGAGTGATAATCAAGTTACTTATGAAATTGGTAATCGTGAGCCTAAGTTGTTAGGCGGCTTCAATAATAGCTTGACGTATAAAAACTTTAATCTTTCCTTCTTATTTGATTTCCGTATCGGTGGAGATATCTATAACGGTACTGAATATGCGATGACCCTCGCGGGCTTGAGTAAGCGGACTGAAGACCGGGATAAATTGGTGATTGAGGGGGCTGTTCTTAAGGATGGAACTTCCGACGTTTATGAGGATAAGACTTTTACGTTTATGGCCGATCAGATGTATCCGTTTAATGGAAAGAGTACGAGCGGTAAAAAAATTATTCAAGATTACTGGGGAGACTATTACATGCGTGAAAGCGCCAACTTTATGACAAAAACCAACTGGTTGCGGTTGCGGAATATTTCGGTGTCTTATAATTTTTCTGACGGTGTCTTAAAGAATGCCGGAGTATCTAAGGTTGTGAAAGGGTTGACGGCGACATTGACGGGTACTAACCTTTGGTTGTTGACCAACTACAAAGGCTTAGATCCTGAGGCTTCGGCCGCTGGCTCAGGCGTTGTGGGTTCGAGCTCTGTCGGTATTGATTATAATGGTGTACCGAGTACCGCCGGTGTTATGTTTGGATTAAATTTTAGATTTTAA
- a CDS encoding SusD/RagB family nutrient-binding outer membrane lipoprotein: protein MNKYKKIVSMLLVLTLFSSCGKKWLDINVDPNTPSNTVASVKSRLAWIQHYYMYAQGTAGTRAGFVTQQLTYSSGTASNSLVAGWNPSSGMSTTPYQFFFVGAGANFQDMEEKAKAEEAYHYLGALRAIRAMGFMLMTDWYGEMPYTEALGTAITPKFDDGKTIFEGCLADIDQAIAYFKMTQPAQATPLSAGDSWNGGDVNKWLRMCYGLKARWLNNLSKKTSLYKPDEILAALNNAALSVGESTVVAHIDDKADNIGDILFADPVKTSIVFDNAGMNRNVFVTRWYEQLLTNFDNKGVEDPRADKLLPWAEFGYPKKFVRTKGVDMQSSIRMDKGPIMASYNEKDVAIESNGRKVAPHSWYINAAEQNRWGDTTYVSVKSSSVGYDGDNSDIFKWSDGTVAASGTFYSRPDAPTHLVAYPEMCFIKAEVLFNKGDKAGAFNAYKDGIKAHIDLMNIKLNSYGNINVSKSPMQQTKIDNFLNNGIGTAANITLAKIMTQKFIALSFSQQNWNDMRRYDYSNSVYPGWAVPYEYTVTSLAQTKIPMGKQFRRVRQVSHEINYNSDNLKASHPNALNDDIWSFPVWWDTKE from the coding sequence ATGAATAAATATAAAAAAATCGTTTCCATGCTGCTGGTCTTGACCTTGTTTTCTTCTTGCGGCAAAAAGTGGTTAGATATTAACGTAGATCCGAATACACCGTCAAATACGGTAGCTTCTGTAAAAAGTCGGTTGGCTTGGATACAGCATTATTATATGTATGCGCAGGGTACTGCTGGTACACGGGCGGGATTTGTAACCCAACAATTGACTTATTCTAGTGGTACGGCATCCAATAGTTTGGTTGCGGGCTGGAACCCATCTTCAGGTATGTCCACTACGCCTTATCAATTCTTCTTTGTGGGGGCGGGGGCTAATTTTCAGGATATGGAAGAGAAGGCGAAGGCCGAAGAAGCGTATCATTATTTGGGCGCCTTGCGTGCAATTCGTGCCATGGGCTTTATGTTGATGACCGACTGGTATGGCGAAATGCCCTATACTGAAGCTCTGGGGACAGCGATTACTCCGAAGTTTGATGATGGTAAGACGATCTTCGAAGGTTGTTTAGCGGATATTGATCAGGCAATCGCTTATTTTAAAATGACACAACCCGCTCAGGCGACTCCGCTTTCAGCAGGGGATAGCTGGAATGGAGGTGATGTCAATAAATGGTTGAGGATGTGCTATGGGCTTAAGGCAAGATGGTTAAATAATCTTTCTAAGAAGACGAGCTTGTATAAGCCAGATGAAATATTGGCGGCGTTAAACAATGCGGCTTTATCTGTGGGGGAAAGTACCGTGGTTGCGCATATTGATGATAAAGCTGACAATATTGGTGATATCCTCTTTGCAGACCCTGTAAAGACTTCTATTGTTTTTGATAATGCTGGTATGAACAGAAATGTATTTGTAACCCGTTGGTATGAACAACTATTGACGAACTTTGACAATAAAGGAGTGGAAGACCCTCGTGCAGATAAATTATTGCCTTGGGCTGAATTCGGGTATCCAAAAAAGTTTGTCCGGACTAAAGGTGTCGATATGCAATCCAGTATCCGAATGGACAAAGGTCCTATTATGGCATCCTATAATGAAAAGGATGTGGCCATTGAAAGTAATGGTCGGAAAGTCGCTCCACATTCGTGGTATATCAATGCTGCGGAACAAAATCGTTGGGGAGACACAACCTATGTTTCAGTAAAAAGTAGCTCGGTAGGGTACGACGGTGACAACTCTGATATTTTTAAATGGAGCGATGGTACAGTGGCTGCTTCAGGTACTTTTTATTCACGTCCAGATGCACCTACTCATTTGGTTGCCTATCCCGAAATGTGTTTTATAAAGGCGGAAGTTCTATTTAATAAAGGTGACAAAGCGGGTGCTTTTAATGCGTATAAAGATGGGATTAAAGCACATATTGATTTAATGAATATTAAGTTGAATTCTTATGGAAATATCAATGTGAGCAAGTCCCCTATGCAACAAACGAAAATTGACAATTTTTTAAATAATGGAATTGGTACTGCTGCAAATATTACGCTAGCTAAAATTATGACGCAAAAATTCATCGCCCTCTCCTTTTCACAACAAAATTGGAATGATATGAGACGATATGATTATAGTAATTCAGTTTACCCGGGCTGGGCTGTTCCGTATGAATATACGGTAACATCACTGGCTCAGACGAAAATACCAATGGGAAAACAGTTCAGGAGGGTTCGCCAGGTTTCACATGAAATCAACTACAATTCCGATAACTTAAAAGCATCCCATCCGAATGCGTTGAATGATGATATCTGGTCATTCCCGGTTTGGTGGGATACCAAAGAATAA
- a CDS encoding peptidoglycan recognition family protein, with translation MKYCINFLFLFIPFVLFAQSPKIIQKPITWDQERIQLSLEYLKNRHGLTQSTPVIQPKMVVVHWTANNSVKATFNTFNPVRLPGRPELTKASALNVSSQFVIDRDGTIYQFLPDSIFARHTIGLNYCAIGIENIGSRQNPLTDAQLKANEELIRYLSKKYPIEFVLGHHEYQRFKKTSWWKETDPNYITGKDDPGDKFMNELRSELSDLKLKRLP, from the coding sequence ATGAAATATTGTATCAATTTCCTTTTTCTATTTATACCATTTGTGCTTTTCGCACAATCGCCCAAGATTATTCAAAAACCGATTACCTGGGACCAGGAACGTATTCAGCTTTCATTGGAGTACCTCAAAAATCGGCATGGCCTAACACAGTCAACACCGGTTATCCAACCTAAAATGGTGGTCGTGCATTGGACGGCCAATAACAGCGTAAAAGCAACTTTTAATACTTTTAATCCTGTCAGACTTCCGGGGCGGCCTGAATTGACTAAGGCCAGTGCCTTGAATGTGTCTTCGCAATTTGTCATTGATCGGGATGGGACCATTTACCAGTTTCTGCCAGATTCTATTTTTGCACGACATACAATAGGTCTCAATTATTGCGCGATCGGTATTGAGAATATAGGTAGTCGCCAGAATCCACTGACAGATGCGCAACTGAAAGCGAATGAAGAACTGATCCGCTATCTCAGTAAAAAATATCCGATTGAATTTGTATTGGGGCATCATGAATATCAGCGTTTTAAAAAAACAAGTTGGTGGAAGGAGACAGACCCTAATTACATTACGGGTAAAGACGATCCGGGAGATAAATTTATGAATGAATTGAGATCCGAGTTAAGCGATTTAAAATTGAAGAGACTTCCCTAG